The following are encoded in a window of Armatimonas rosea genomic DNA:
- the ispF gene encoding 2-C-methyl-D-erythritol 2,4-cyclodiphosphate synthase: MPPLFRIGHGYDIHPFAPGRPLWLGGVHFPDSPLGLAGHSDADVLLHALCDALLGAAGLGDIGTYFPPSELRHKDRPSIEFVTEVRALLAERGWRVGNVDITVIAETPKIGPRADQMKAVIAAALEVSVDAVGIKATTNEGLGFVGRREGICAHAVALLCAESH; the protein is encoded by the coding sequence ATGCCCCCTTTGTTCCGTATCGGCCATGGCTACGACATTCATCCCTTCGCTCCGGGACGACCGCTCTGGCTGGGGGGCGTGCACTTCCCCGACTCCCCCCTCGGGCTCGCGGGTCACTCCGATGCCGATGTCCTGCTCCACGCCCTCTGCGATGCGCTACTGGGAGCCGCGGGCCTAGGCGATATCGGCACGTACTTCCCCCCGTCGGAGCTGCGCCACAAAGACCGCCCCAGTATCGAGTTTGTCACCGAGGTGCGTGCGCTTTTGGCCGAGCGGGGCTGGAGAGTGGGCAATGTCGATATCACGGTAATCGCCGAGACCCCCAAGATCGGGCCGCGCGCCGACCAGATGAAGGCTGTGATCGCAGCCGCTCTGGAGGTCTCGGTCGATGCGGTCGGGATCAAGGCGACCACCAACGAGGGCCTGGGCTTTGTGGGCCGCCGCGAGGGGATCTGCGCCCACGCGGTCGCCCTGCTGTGTGCAGAGTCTCACTAA
- a CDS encoding M61 family metallopeptidase encodes MKNSLALVLVLAAASQAHAEIGYRVQPQPDTSQLAITVTIPTRAAETLVQMPNWSPGHYMLQNNGARVKDLVATDRDNKPLEVTAVDDHTWKIPSAGTKQVTLRYSAPLEFQNGIGHYSGPTTYLYVVGRTQERCKLTLETPKDWKVAVGLDGNGPSYKTDSYDTLADNPVTLGSYYEETYKVAGKQHIIALRGAAADKIDKKLLRETCETVSKIETEFMGGAPYGKYVWHFTVRSAGMGGSGLEHLSSTEISLGSGFSRRTASLLAHEFFHLWNVKRVRSQVLGPFDYTQLPKTGALWWLEGTTDYFSTMLLGRFGWTPEQELYNEIASNVRRQRRSPARLTVSPNESSARVGETNNGRGNSNGFGLSYYDDGFVVGLCLDLELLAKTNGKRSLDDVEFALWKKCRNNQPGFVEDEIRKQLIVAGGESFGPLYDKLVLSPGELPVEQALSYVGLELAERGEIRSVATPSEEQLRLRKLWLAKKR; translated from the coding sequence ATGAAAAACTCGCTCGCTCTCGTGCTGGTACTCGCCGCAGCCAGCCAAGCCCACGCCGAGATTGGCTACAGGGTCCAGCCCCAGCCCGACACCAGCCAGCTCGCCATCACCGTGACCATTCCCACGCGCGCCGCCGAGACTCTGGTGCAGATGCCGAACTGGTCGCCGGGGCACTACATGCTCCAGAACAACGGCGCACGGGTCAAGGATCTTGTCGCAACAGATAGAGACAACAAGCCCCTTGAGGTGACAGCGGTCGATGACCATACCTGGAAGATCCCAAGCGCAGGGACAAAGCAAGTGACGCTCCGTTACTCCGCGCCGCTGGAGTTTCAAAACGGCATCGGGCACTACAGCGGACCCACAACCTACCTCTACGTGGTCGGGCGCACCCAAGAGCGCTGTAAGCTGACCCTGGAGACGCCCAAGGACTGGAAGGTGGCTGTCGGGCTGGACGGCAACGGCCCCAGCTACAAAACTGACTCCTACGATACCCTCGCCGATAACCCCGTGACCCTGGGGAGCTACTACGAGGAGACCTACAAGGTCGCGGGTAAGCAGCACATCATCGCCCTACGCGGTGCCGCGGCAGACAAGATCGACAAGAAGCTCCTGCGCGAGACCTGTGAGACAGTCTCCAAGATCGAGACGGAGTTCATGGGCGGCGCTCCCTACGGAAAGTATGTCTGGCACTTCACGGTCCGAAGCGCGGGCATGGGGGGCTCGGGGCTGGAGCACCTGAGCAGCACGGAGATCAGCCTCGGCTCGGGGTTCTCCCGGCGCACGGCGAGCCTGCTAGCTCATGAGTTCTTCCACCTCTGGAATGTCAAGCGCGTCCGCAGCCAGGTGCTCGGCCCCTTCGACTACACCCAGCTCCCCAAGACCGGGGCCCTCTGGTGGCTGGAGGGCACGACCGACTACTTCTCCACGATGCTCCTGGGCCGCTTTGGCTGGACACCCGAGCAAGAGCTCTACAACGAGATCGCCAGCAATGTCCGCCGCCAGCGCCGCTCCCCCGCCCGCCTCACCGTCTCCCCCAACGAGTCCAGCGCCCGTGTCGGCGAGACCAACAACGGGCGCGGCAATAGCAATGGCTTCGGGCTGAGCTACTACGACGATGGCTTCGTGGTGGGGCTCTGCCTGGACCTGGAGCTCCTGGCAAAGACCAACGGAAAGCGGAGCCTCGACGATGTCGAGTTCGCGCTCTGGAAAAAGTGCCGCAACAACCAGCCGGGCTTTGTGGAGGACGAGATTCGCAAGCAACTGATCGTCGCCGGCGGCGAGTCGTTTGGCCCGCTCTACGACAAGCTGGTCCTCTCCCCCGGCGAGCTTCCGGTCGAGCAAGCCCTCTCCTATGTCGGCCTAGAGCTTGCCGAGCGGGGCGAGATTCGCTCGGTCGCCACGCCCTCCGAGGAGCAGCTGCGCCTGCGCAAGCTCTGGCTGGCGAAGAAACGCTAG
- the ltaE gene encoding low-specificity L-threonine aldolase — protein sequence MTVDLRSDTVTRPTPAMREAMLRAEVGDDVWGDDPTVLELQDALALSAGKEAGLFLPTGTQSNLAALMAHCERGDEYLVGQLAHTYKYEGGGAAVLGSIVPQPIENEPDGSLPLEKLAAAIKHYGPGLGAHFARTRLLALENTFNGQVLPRGYLQAATELAHHRGLATHLDGARVFNAVVAQGSTLAEACEGFDSVSICLSKGLGAPVGSVLVGSKPLIEKAYRWRKVLGGGMRQSGFLAAAGLYALEHHIERLADDHTNAARLAAGLADTPHVTVLGHATNMVFARFPDEHCAPLQAFLNERGLLALITPESRFVTHLDVDAEGIARFINAIKDYFA from the coding sequence ATGACAGTTGATCTACGAAGCGATACGGTAACCCGCCCCACCCCGGCGATGCGCGAGGCGATGCTCCGTGCCGAGGTCGGGGACGATGTATGGGGCGACGATCCTACCGTCTTGGAGCTACAAGACGCGCTGGCGCTCTCCGCGGGAAAAGAAGCCGGGCTGTTTCTGCCGACCGGAACCCAGAGCAACCTCGCGGCCCTGATGGCGCACTGTGAGCGCGGCGATGAGTACCTTGTCGGGCAGCTCGCCCATACCTACAAGTACGAGGGCGGTGGCGCGGCGGTGCTGGGCTCGATTGTCCCCCAGCCGATTGAGAATGAGCCCGATGGCTCGCTCCCGCTGGAGAAGCTCGCTGCGGCGATCAAGCACTATGGGCCAGGTCTGGGCGCGCACTTCGCCCGCACAAGGCTCCTGGCGCTGGAGAACACCTTCAACGGCCAAGTGCTCCCCCGTGGCTACCTGCAAGCGGCGACCGAGCTGGCGCACCACCGCGGACTGGCGACGCACCTCGACGGCGCACGGGTCTTCAATGCCGTGGTCGCGCAGGGCAGCACGCTCGCGGAGGCTTGTGAGGGCTTTGACTCGGTCTCGATCTGCCTCTCCAAGGGGCTCGGTGCCCCCGTGGGCTCGGTGCTGGTGGGCTCCAAGCCGCTGATTGAAAAAGCCTACCGCTGGCGGAAAGTGCTGGGCGGCGGGATGCGCCAGTCGGGGTTTCTCGCCGCTGCCGGGCTCTATGCGCTGGAGCACCATATAGAGCGCCTCGCCGACGACCACACCAACGCGGCGCGGCTCGCGGCGGGGCTCGCCGACACTCCCCACGTGACCGTGCTGGGCCACGCCACCAACATGGTCTTCGCCCGCTTCCCCGACGAGCACTGCGCCCCCCTCCAAGCTTTCCTCAATGAGCGCGGCCTGCTGGCGCTCATCACCCCCGAGTCCCGCTTTGTCACCCACCTCGATGTCGATGCCGAGGGAATCGCACGCTTTATCAACGCTATCAAGGACTATTTTGCATGA
- a CDS encoding DUF1559 domain-containing protein, which produces MSQKDTKRSAFTLIELLVVIAIIAILAAILFPVFAQAREKARAISCLSNMKQLGTSFMMYVQDYDETFPLGVQEDWNNGWPTAVQPYVKSLGIFRCPDDGDLTQVDWTVGWAGVPISYATNGFQQWNGSTWQVFGLIGVSQAWMGSGAAGRGMAIMNRPADTILLAEKHNREVRRNGGTGNLSGWGPGHTITGVNWWDWVGPGQMPDGTRSLTAAYPNGRNGAVSFKHNERSNFVFADGHAKSMVPYTTNPDPVNRPLDNMWNAQRN; this is translated from the coding sequence ATGTCACAGAAAGACACTAAACGGAGCGCGTTTACGCTCATTGAACTTCTCGTTGTTATTGCAATCATTGCCATCCTTGCAGCGATCCTCTTCCCGGTCTTTGCCCAGGCACGTGAGAAGGCGCGCGCCATCTCCTGCCTCTCTAACATGAAGCAGCTGGGAACGTCGTTCATGATGTATGTCCAGGACTACGACGAGACCTTCCCCCTGGGTGTCCAGGAGGACTGGAACAATGGCTGGCCGACCGCCGTTCAGCCCTATGTCAAGAGCCTGGGGATCTTCCGCTGCCCCGACGACGGCGATCTTACCCAGGTGGACTGGACCGTGGGCTGGGCAGGCGTCCCGATCTCCTACGCCACCAATGGCTTCCAGCAGTGGAATGGCTCTACCTGGCAGGTCTTTGGCCTGATCGGTGTCTCTCAGGCCTGGATGGGGAGCGGGGCTGCTGGTCGTGGCATGGCGATCATGAACCGACCCGCCGACACGATCCTCCTGGCAGAGAAGCACAACCGTGAGGTGCGACGCAATGGTGGGACCGGAAATCTCTCGGGCTGGGGACCGGGCCACACGATCACCGGAGTGAACTGGTGGGACTGGGTTGGCCCTGGCCAGATGCCCGATGGTACCCGCTCCCTGACCGCTGCCTACCCCAATGGGCGCAATGGTGCCGTGAGCTTCAAGCACAACGAGCGCAGCAACTTTGTCTTTGCGGACGGCCATGCTAAGTCCATGGTGCCCTACACCACCAACCCGGACCCGGTAAACCGCCCTCTCGATAACATGTGGAATGCACAGCGAAACTAA
- a CDS encoding TatD family hydrolase produces the protein MIETHVHFNNDTLERDLPGVLRRATEAGVTDFIVVGFDEASSAKAVALAEKDTRIWAVVGVHPHDAKSWSEATAARLRRWATNPRVRAIGEIGLDFYRDLSPRDLQYAAFRAQLALAREVQLPVVIHCRDAYDECLALLENEAADIPLIIHCFAGELRHAETCWKHGWYLGVDGPVTYKKNDALREIVKATPAELLLLETDAPYLSPEPFRGKFPNEPCRLTHIRDTIAALRGISPTDLDALTTANARRAFSLAS, from the coding sequence ATGATTGAGACACATGTTCACTTCAACAACGACACCCTGGAGCGCGATCTACCTGGTGTCCTGCGCCGCGCCACCGAGGCGGGGGTCACCGACTTTATCGTGGTCGGCTTCGACGAAGCCTCGTCCGCGAAAGCGGTGGCGCTGGCGGAGAAAGACACGCGCATCTGGGCGGTGGTCGGGGTGCACCCCCACGACGCCAAGAGCTGGAGCGAGGCGACTGCGGCGCGGCTACGTCGCTGGGCGACAAACCCAAGAGTGCGGGCCATTGGGGAGATTGGGCTGGATTTCTACCGCGATCTCTCGCCCCGCGACCTCCAGTACGCCGCGTTTCGTGCCCAGCTCGCCCTCGCGCGTGAGGTCCAGCTGCCCGTGGTGATCCACTGCCGGGATGCCTACGATGAGTGCCTGGCGCTTCTCGAAAACGAGGCGGCCGATATCCCCCTGATTATCCACTGCTTTGCCGGCGAGCTACGCCACGCGGAGACCTGCTGGAAGCACGGCTGGTACCTCGGGGTGGACGGGCCGGTGACCTACAAGAAAAACGACGCGCTCCGGGAGATTGTCAAGGCGACCCCCGCAGAGCTCTTGCTGCTGGAGACCGATGCGCCCTATCTCTCGCCCGAACCGTTCCGGGGTAAGTTCCCCAACGAGCCCTGCCGCCTGACCCACATCCGCGACACGATCGCGGCGCTTCGGGGTATCTCCCCCACCGACCTCGACGCGCTCACGACCGCCAACGCCCGCCGCGCCTTCTCGCTGGCGTCGTGA
- a CDS encoding ATP-dependent 6-phosphofructokinase: protein MKVGILTGGGDCPGLNPAIRGVVYRGMDFGFEFVGIEEGWRGLVKGIYRPLGLSDVEEIIYQGGTMLGSSRTNPFKKGGEKDLEAVLSNIKEAKFDAIVALGGEDTLGVAAKLYSQYGVPTVGVPKTMDNDLSGTDFTFGFDTAAAVGLDAIDRLRDTARSHRRVMVLEVMGRHAGWVAWYVGVAGGADWVTLPEEPLDVDAMVAHLNAVRARGKKYGLVVCSEGTELPALSGEEKAVDDFGHVKLSDRSVGEFVASTITEKTGWESRHAVVGHVHRGGAPTLFDRVLGMRVGIKAAELVRDKQFGQMAALVGTEVKGVDIVGATSVLKVVPPQLVELMKTTFK from the coding sequence GTGAAAGTTGGAATTTTGACGGGCGGGGGCGACTGTCCCGGCCTGAACCCGGCGATCCGGGGCGTGGTCTACCGTGGCATGGACTTCGGTTTCGAGTTTGTCGGGATCGAAGAGGGCTGGCGCGGGCTAGTCAAGGGAATCTACCGCCCCTTGGGCCTCAGCGATGTCGAGGAGATTATCTACCAGGGCGGCACCATGCTCGGCTCGTCGCGCACCAACCCCTTCAAAAAGGGCGGTGAGAAGGACCTGGAAGCGGTCCTAAGCAATATCAAAGAGGCCAAGTTCGATGCCATCGTCGCCCTGGGGGGTGAGGACACGCTCGGGGTTGCCGCGAAGCTCTACTCCCAGTACGGGGTCCCAACAGTCGGCGTGCCCAAGACCATGGACAACGACCTCTCCGGCACGGACTTCACCTTCGGGTTCGACACCGCCGCTGCCGTGGGCCTCGATGCCATCGACCGCCTGCGCGACACCGCGCGCTCGCACCGCCGTGTGATGGTGCTCGAGGTGATGGGCCGCCACGCAGGCTGGGTGGCCTGGTATGTCGGTGTGGCCGGTGGCGCAGACTGGGTGACCCTTCCTGAGGAGCCGCTCGATGTCGATGCGATGGTAGCCCACCTCAACGCGGTCCGCGCTCGTGGCAAGAAGTACGGCCTCGTGGTCTGCTCCGAGGGCACCGAGCTCCCTGCGCTCTCCGGCGAGGAGAAGGCGGTCGATGACTTCGGCCATGTCAAGCTTTCGGACCGCAGTGTGGGTGAGTTTGTCGCCAGCACGATCACCGAGAAGACCGGCTGGGAGAGCCGCCACGCCGTGGTCGGCCATGTCCACCGCGGAGGTGCCCCCACCCTCTTCGACCGTGTGCTGGGCATGCGTGTCGGGATCAAGGCCGCCGAGCTGGTGCGCGACAAGCAGTTCGGCCAGATGGCCGCACTGGTCGGCACCGAGGTCAAGGGAGTCGATATTGTCGGCGCCACCTCCGTGCTCAAGGTTGTCCCGCCGCAGCTTGTCGAGCTGATGAAGACGACCTTTAAGTAG
- a CDS encoding VWA domain-containing protein, which translates to MIRETKPTRSAFVILLMTGGLLTGCQQVTAPQESLRIVAGSENKSLEPLVQRFARENQVTIQLEYKGSVEIMRQLESGGGDADAVWPAQSLWTSLGDTQRRVKDAQSIYWSPVGLAVKESVAQRLGWNDKKTVSTEEIRKAAQAGRLRFLMTSATQSNSGAAAYLAFLSAFAGKPQVLSETDLQKPTVQKNVASLLGGVNRSSGSSGWLTELFVSRYDDYDAMFNYEVMATEASAKLAAQGRERLTVIYPSDGVAIADAPLGYVEHGQPASKRQAFDKLQRWLLSPQIQQELAATGRRTGPIGDAFPSQLRLPRAEVVRQALDLYQTTLRKPSLTVYCLDVSGSMRGERLEQLKSAMRGLLNQDLARRSLLQASPRDITVVIPFSGAPQALWEVRGNAPDALASLNAKIQALEATGGTDIYSPTIQALRWIHQQPGYEDYFPAVILLTDGESNTGASLSEVQQQKLDIPVFAIRFGEASPGQLDALTGATSGKTFEGRGNLSAAFREAKGYNG; encoded by the coding sequence ATGATAAGAGAAACAAAACCAACACGAAGCGCGTTCGTGATCCTTCTGATGACAGGAGGCCTGCTGACGGGGTGCCAGCAAGTTACTGCCCCCCAAGAGAGCCTGCGGATTGTGGCAGGCAGCGAGAACAAGAGCCTAGAGCCACTCGTGCAGCGCTTTGCACGCGAGAACCAGGTCACGATCCAGCTGGAGTACAAGGGCTCGGTCGAGATCATGCGGCAGCTGGAGAGCGGCGGGGGCGACGCCGATGCGGTCTGGCCCGCGCAGTCGCTCTGGACCAGCCTGGGAGATACCCAGAGGCGCGTCAAAGACGCACAGAGCATCTACTGGTCCCCTGTGGGGCTTGCGGTGAAAGAGAGTGTGGCCCAGAGGTTGGGCTGGAACGATAAGAAGACGGTCTCGACCGAGGAAATACGTAAGGCGGCCCAGGCGGGTCGCCTTCGTTTTTTAATGACCTCCGCCACCCAGAGCAACAGCGGTGCCGCCGCCTACCTCGCCTTTCTCTCCGCCTTTGCCGGAAAGCCCCAGGTGCTGAGCGAGACGGACCTGCAAAAGCCCACGGTACAGAAAAATGTCGCCTCCCTGCTCGGCGGTGTCAATCGGTCGTCGGGGAGCTCGGGCTGGCTGACGGAGCTCTTTGTGAGCCGCTACGACGACTACGATGCGATGTTCAACTACGAGGTGATGGCGACCGAGGCCAGTGCCAAGCTCGCCGCGCAAGGCCGGGAGAGGCTCACCGTGATCTACCCCTCGGACGGGGTCGCGATCGCAGATGCTCCGCTGGGCTATGTGGAGCACGGACAGCCCGCCAGCAAGCGCCAAGCCTTCGACAAGCTCCAGCGCTGGCTCCTCTCCCCCCAGATTCAGCAAGAGCTCGCCGCGACCGGGCGCCGCACCGGCCCCATCGGCGATGCCTTTCCCTCCCAGCTCCGCCTGCCCCGCGCCGAGGTGGTGCGCCAGGCGCTCGATCTCTACCAGACCACGCTGCGTAAGCCGTCGCTGACCGTCTACTGCCTCGATGTCTCGGGGAGCATGCGCGGCGAGCGGCTGGAGCAGCTCAAGTCCGCGATGCGTGGCCTCCTCAACCAAGACCTTGCCCGCCGGAGCCTCCTCCAAGCGTCTCCCCGCGATATCACGGTCGTGATCCCCTTCAGCGGTGCCCCGCAAGCGCTCTGGGAGGTGCGTGGCAACGCGCCCGACGCCCTGGCCAGCCTCAACGCCAAGATCCAGGCGCTGGAGGCGACCGGCGGGACCGACATCTACTCCCCGACCATCCAAGCGCTTCGCTGGATCCACCAGCAGCCCGGCTACGAGGACTACTTCCCCGCCGTGATCCTGCTCACCGACGGCGAGTCGAACACGGGGGCGAGCCTGAGCGAGGTGCAGCAGCAAAAGCTCGATATCCCGGTCTTTGCGATCCGCTTTGGCGAGGCATCGCCGGGGCAGCTAGATGCGCTGACGGGAGCAACATCGGGCAAGACCTTTGAGGGACGTGGCAACCTGAGCGCGGCGTTCCGGGAAGCGAAGGGCTACAATGGCTGA
- the hpf gene encoding ribosome hibernation-promoting factor, HPF/YfiA family, with protein sequence MQVQVRGKGVVITDALRAYADKKVNKLSKHFAALHAATVTQSISGKEHRVEVQLEGDGILLRGEDRAEDMYVAIDRVVDKLERRMSKYKERHKWHHRGAHHDHDSPRRMAVGDDTDEPEDTDEGKVLRRKRFAIKPLTELEAVAQMELLSHDFFVFENADTNQVSVLYRRADGNYGILEPER encoded by the coding sequence ATGCAAGTTCAGGTACGCGGCAAAGGAGTCGTCATTACTGATGCTCTGCGGGCCTACGCAGACAAGAAAGTCAACAAGCTCTCCAAGCACTTCGCAGCGCTCCATGCGGCGACGGTCACCCAGAGTATCTCGGGGAAAGAGCACCGTGTGGAGGTCCAGCTCGAAGGCGATGGAATCCTACTCCGGGGAGAAGATCGCGCCGAGGACATGTATGTCGCGATCGATCGTGTGGTAGACAAGCTCGAGCGCCGCATGTCCAAGTACAAGGAGCGTCACAAGTGGCACCACCGCGGCGCCCACCACGACCACGACTCTCCCCGTCGCATGGCTGTGGGCGACGACACCGACGAGCCTGAGGACACCGACGAAGGTAAAGTTCTGCGACGCAAGCGATTTGCGATTAAACCTCTCACAGAGCTTGAGGCGGTCGCCCAGATGGAGCTCCTCTCCCACGATTTCTTTGTCTTTGAGAACGCGGACACAAATCAAGTAAGCGTCCTCTATAGACGAGCCGATGGAAATTACGGTATCCTAGAGCCCGAACGATAA
- a CDS encoding LacI family DNA-binding transcriptional regulator — MARRLPTIRDVAAQAGVSVGTASKALNNQGRISTETRSAVLRAAEELRFAPNALIRSLQRGRTGTVGLLTWPVRETGILSVDLALLTGVSHGLAAVQTDMLLYARCPGRELTTILLDGRVDGAILVPHELDEATLGSLASAGLPTVALYQAEVPQGMGYVKVDNGSGMRQAVAHLVARGHKRIAYYSPLSSADFRERCAGYKEACRELGASTRVELCVTPADYHAPLLPTWESWCALDEPPTALIVGNDGFAMKWLEFLETQQVSVPQQLSLVGFDDAPIASTGVGLTTVRQPGLQVGELAAAFVDRLIQGAPADECRRTLPVELVVRGTTGPPSLEGRR, encoded by the coding sequence ATGGCACGGCGGCTACCTACAATTCGGGACGTGGCGGCGCAGGCGGGGGTCTCGGTCGGGACTGCTTCCAAAGCGCTCAACAACCAAGGACGGATCTCCACGGAGACACGCTCGGCGGTGCTGCGTGCTGCGGAGGAGCTGCGGTTTGCCCCCAATGCCTTGATTCGCTCGCTTCAGCGTGGGCGGACCGGGACCGTGGGCCTGCTGACCTGGCCGGTGCGGGAGACAGGAATTCTCAGTGTCGATCTAGCCCTGCTCACCGGGGTCTCCCATGGCCTTGCCGCAGTTCAGACCGATATGCTGCTCTACGCCCGCTGTCCCGGGCGGGAGCTGACAACCATTCTCCTCGATGGGCGGGTCGATGGCGCGATCCTGGTGCCCCATGAGCTCGATGAAGCGACCTTGGGCAGCCTCGCAAGTGCAGGGCTGCCGACGGTCGCTCTCTATCAGGCCGAGGTGCCGCAGGGAATGGGCTATGTGAAGGTGGACAATGGCTCTGGGATGCGGCAGGCAGTGGCACATCTGGTGGCGCGGGGACACAAGCGGATTGCCTACTACTCTCCCCTGAGCTCTGCCGACTTTCGGGAGCGCTGCGCGGGCTATAAAGAGGCCTGCCGGGAACTTGGTGCCAGCACGCGTGTTGAGCTCTGTGTGACCCCCGCAGACTACCATGCGCCTCTGCTTCCCACTTGGGAGAGCTGGTGTGCGCTCGACGAGCCGCCCACAGCGCTGATCGTGGGCAACGATGGTTTTGCGATGAAGTGGCTGGAGTTTCTGGAGACGCAGCAGGTCTCCGTGCCTCAGCAACTCTCGCTGGTTGGTTTTGACGATGCTCCTATTGCCAGCACAGGAGTAGGCCTGACGACAGTGCGACAGCCCGGTCTTCAGGTAGGAGAGCTGGCGGCGGCGTTTGTGGATCGCTTGATTCAGGGCGCGCCTGCTGACGAGTGCCGCCGGACCCTTCCGGTAGAGCTCGTGGTGCGTGGTACGACCGGTCCGCCCTCTTTGGAGGGGCGACGGTAA
- a CDS encoding FAD-dependent oxidoreductase, with protein sequence MRLSAVPSLALLAFLSLAMPEAHAQAPTVPAPFELTRVLDIEKRRAVTVAVAPSDVSLSCEVLVVGGGLGGVAAAEAAAKRGFSVVLVEPTRMLGGQLTSQLVPVPDENSHVEKEPGPSTKTYRALRQAVRDYYNAQPGVKRGAGKNIGDCWVSRVSGLPTVWEKAIRDRLAPYEKSGTIRRILMRHQLRSVTRYSGQERINYADLADLETGKITRVGCQFLLDATEDGAALALAGSPFRLGQESLAEFGESLAPETANPSWVQSFTYCFLMDWQAAPGPILEKPAEYDYFKSLGEYTLDYIYRDKAEPYSVRYKVLGRVEANGRGYLPFWTYRRLIAASSFMGKTSPVGDLALINWRGNDFHEESYLDKPVDEQVRILERGLNFAKGFAYWLQTECPRDEDPTKLGYPEMQVPADGWAIHPYIRESRRLQARTTLTQNHLRSPDPAAKWGTVFPDTVGCALYAMDIHPSKGEPPLLSVALPYHLPLGAFLPASGPTNILPAAKNFGASRLALASARMHPTEFLAGEIAGSLAAFCLEKNLRDPSAVHDSPALLAEFQARLKAQGVMLRWDEILAP encoded by the coding sequence ATGCGCCTCTCAGCCGTCCCGTCCCTCGCCCTCCTTGCCTTCCTGAGCCTAGCCATGCCTGAAGCCCACGCCCAAGCCCCCACGGTTCCCGCTCCCTTTGAGCTCACCCGCGTCCTGGATATCGAGAAGCGACGCGCGGTCACGGTCGCGGTCGCGCCCTCCGATGTGAGCCTGAGCTGCGAGGTGCTTGTTGTCGGGGGGGGACTGGGTGGAGTCGCGGCCGCGGAGGCCGCCGCCAAGCGGGGCTTCTCGGTGGTGCTGGTCGAGCCCACCCGGATGCTGGGCGGGCAGCTCACCAGCCAGCTCGTGCCCGTCCCCGATGAGAACAGCCATGTCGAGAAAGAGCCCGGCCCCTCCACCAAGACCTACCGCGCCCTCCGCCAGGCTGTCCGCGACTACTACAACGCCCAGCCCGGTGTCAAGCGCGGCGCGGGCAAGAACATCGGCGACTGCTGGGTCAGCCGCGTCTCCGGCCTGCCCACGGTCTGGGAGAAGGCGATCCGAGACCGCCTCGCCCCCTACGAAAAATCCGGCACGATCCGCCGCATTCTCATGCGCCACCAGCTCCGCTCCGTGACACGCTACTCCGGGCAGGAGCGCATCAACTACGCCGATCTCGCCGATCTGGAGACGGGCAAGATCACCCGTGTCGGCTGCCAGTTCCTGCTCGATGCCACCGAGGACGGTGCCGCGCTCGCGCTGGCGGGCTCCCCGTTTCGCCTGGGCCAGGAATCTCTCGCCGAGTTTGGAGAGTCGCTCGCGCCCGAGACCGCCAACCCGAGCTGGGTGCAGAGCTTCACCTACTGCTTCTTGATGGACTGGCAAGCCGCCCCCGGCCCGATCCTCGAAAAACCCGCCGAGTACGACTACTTCAAGTCCTTGGGCGAGTACACCCTCGACTACATCTACCGCGACAAGGCCGAGCCCTACTCGGTGCGCTATAAAGTCCTGGGACGAGTCGAGGCAAACGGCCGCGGCTACTTGCCCTTCTGGACCTACCGCCGCCTGATCGCCGCATCGAGCTTCATGGGCAAGACCTCACCGGTCGGGGACCTCGCGCTTATCAACTGGCGCGGCAACGACTTCCACGAGGAGAGCTATCTCGACAAGCCCGTGGACGAGCAAGTGCGGATTTTAGAGCGTGGCCTAAACTTTGCCAAGGGCTTTGCCTACTGGCTCCAGACCGAGTGCCCCCGTGACGAAGACCCCACCAAGCTCGGCTACCCAGAAATGCAGGTGCCCGCCGACGGCTGGGCGATCCACCCCTATATCCGCGAGTCGCGCCGCCTGCAAGCCCGCACGACTCTCACCCAGAACCACCTGCGCTCCCCCGATCCCGCCGCCAAGTGGGGCACGGTCTTCCCCGACACGGTCGGCTGCGCGCTCTACGCCATGGACATCCACCCCAGCAAGGGCGAGCCCCCCTTGCTCTCCGTCGCGCTCCCCTACCATCTCCCGCTCGGAGCGTTTCTCCCGGCATCGGGGCCGACCAATATCCTCCCCGCCGCCAAGAACTTCGGTGCTAGCCGCCTCGCCCTCGCATCGGCGCGGATGCACCCCACGGAGTTCCTCGCCGGAGAGATCGCCGGCTCCCTGGCCGCCTTCTGTCTGGAGAAAAACCTGCGCGACCCCAGCGCCGTCCACGACTCCCCCGCACTCCTCGCCGAGTTCCAAGCCCGCCTCAAGGCCCAGGGGGTGATGCTCCGCTGGGACGAAATCCTGGCCCCGTGA